From the genome of Bacteroidales bacterium, one region includes:
- the sbcD gene encoding exonuclease subunit SbcD has product MLKILHTSDWHIGKKIYGIDLASDHKLFFKWLIETIKEQQIDAILVSGDIFDLSNPSVESRTIYYDILVELQKADCQVVITGGNHDSPMVLNAPRELLKALNISVVGKMTENISDIFIPIKNRNGEVEAVVVAVPYLREYDLKINISIQSFNERIEQLQKATCQLYNNLANEVAEQFPNIPLFAMGHFMGMGSTVSDSERELQIGNLNALEISKLTEGFDYLALGHIHRPQQLKSNIPAIYSGAPISLSFSEFEDKKEVKIIEINNFEISNITSLEVPKFRKLERIKGSFNDIMLKLENLKSNDYQLQTLIELEFIEKERNPILDDQIQTLIDNWQEPDSKIVKYRISYTDTSNQTEQWIDDTIKIDEIKPIDIFLSHIESLNLEAEKSALAEEAFRELLLSVDE; this is encoded by the coding sequence ATGTTAAAAATACTACATACGTCAGATTGGCATATAGGAAAGAAAATTTATGGCATTGATTTAGCTTCCGACCATAAGCTTTTTTTTAAATGGCTGATTGAAACTATTAAAGAGCAACAAATCGACGCAATTTTAGTTTCGGGAGATATTTTTGATTTATCCAATCCGTCTGTAGAATCGCGGACAATTTACTATGATATTTTGGTCGAATTACAAAAAGCAGATTGTCAGGTAGTTATAACAGGGGGGAATCATGATTCGCCTATGGTTCTGAACGCGCCACGTGAATTATTAAAGGCATTGAATATCAGCGTTGTGGGAAAAATGACAGAAAATATCAGTGATATTTTTATTCCCATAAAGAATAGGAATGGAGAGGTTGAAGCGGTAGTTGTTGCTGTACCATACTTACGCGAATATGATTTGAAAATAAATATTTCTATTCAATCTTTCAATGAAAGAATTGAGCAACTTCAAAAAGCTACCTGTCAGTTATACAATAATTTAGCTAACGAAGTAGCAGAACAGTTTCCAAATATACCTCTATTCGCAATGGGCCACTTTATGGGTATGGGATCAACAGTTTCTGATAGCGAAAGGGAGCTACAAATAGGTAACTTAAATGCCTTAGAAATTAGCAAACTAACAGAGGGATTTGACTATTTGGCATTAGGGCATATTCATCGACCACAACAATTAAAGTCAAATATTCCTGCGATATATTCAGGAGCACCTATATCACTTTCGTTTAGCGAATTTGAAGATAAAAAAGAGGTTAAAATTATCGAGATTAACAACTTTGAAATTTCTAATATCACCAGCCTTGAAGTTCCCAAGTTTCGCAAATTAGAACGTATAAAAGGCAGTTTTAATGATATTATGCTGAAGCTTGAAAATTTAAAAAGCAATGATTATCAACTACAAACGCTTATAGAACTTGAGTTTATAGAAAAGGAGAGAAATCCAATTTTAGATGACCAGATACAAACTTTAATAGATAATTGGCAAGAACCTGATTCCAAAATAGTTAAATATAGAATTTCATATACAGATACCTCGAACCAAACAGAGCAGTGGATAGACGACACTATTAAAATTGATGAAATTAAACCTATTGATATATTCTTATCTCACATTGAATCTTTGAATTTAGAGGCAGAAAAAAGTGCCCTTGCTGAGGAGGCATTTAGAGAGTTATTATTAAGTGTTGATGAATAA
- a CDS encoding M3 family metallopeptidase — protein MRTPTYIIMAVLLLGSVSCADKKQTENPFFSEYKTPFGIPPFEQIKEEHYIPAFERGMEEQVKEIEVIVNQTDEPTFDNTIVKYNFSGELLSKVNLVFSNLIGAINNENYQAIAREIKPKLTAHKDNILLNPKLFSRIKFLYDNRSQNDYNDEQLRVIEKYYNDFVRSGANLNAEEQEQLRELNKQMSLLVLQFNERILAETNDNFRLIIDNEDDLAGLPQFVIDGAAETAKELGMEGKWAFTLQKPSWIPFLQYSEKRDLREKLYRGWFMRGDNDNEFDTKEIITQIAQVQTQRAKLLGFSNYAEFVTSNNMAENQKNVDDFLQKIWTPALKKAKQELTELQAIADKENASYKLESWDWWYYAEKLRKEKYGLDETELKPYLSLTNVRDGMFWVAEKLYGIKFKQIENAPKYHSDNDAYEVIEADGSHLGVLYLDYHPRSGKDGGAWCTSFRDAHYDINGNRVPAIASVVCNFTKPTTDMPSLLTWDETETLFHEFGHALHVLFSDGHYKRTSGDVPLDYVELPSQIMENWAGEPEVIKQYAKHYQTGEAMPDELIEKLANSSHFNQGFATVEYVAASILDQRWFSQTVDNPITDARLFEKTEMEKIGLIKEILPRYRSTYYSHIFGGGYSAGYYVYLWAEVLDSDAFAAFKESGDIFNQDLAAKFRKHCLSEVGTYPAMEQYKKFRGQEPSEKPLLQKRGLN, from the coding sequence ATGAGAACACCAACTTACATTATTATGGCTGTACTGTTATTAGGTTCTGTTTCATGTGCTGACAAGAAACAAACGGAAAATCCTTTTTTTAGCGAATACAAAACCCCTTTTGGTATTCCTCCGTTTGAGCAAATTAAAGAAGAACACTATATTCCTGCTTTTGAAAGGGGAATGGAGGAGCAAGTAAAAGAGATTGAAGTTATTGTCAATCAGACAGATGAACCTACATTCGACAACACAATTGTAAAATACAATTTTTCGGGTGAACTGTTAAGCAAAGTTAATTTGGTATTTTCCAATCTGATTGGAGCAATAAATAATGAAAATTACCAGGCAATTGCTCGCGAAATTAAACCAAAGCTAACTGCGCATAAAGATAATATCTTACTAAATCCTAAACTGTTTAGTCGCATAAAATTTTTGTACGACAATCGTTCTCAAAACGATTACAACGACGAACAATTACGTGTTATCGAAAAGTATTATAATGATTTTGTCAGAAGTGGAGCCAACCTAAATGCTGAAGAGCAAGAGCAGCTGCGTGAATTGAACAAACAAATGTCACTTTTAGTGCTACAATTTAATGAACGTATATTGGCTGAAACAAACGACAATTTTCGCCTGATTATCGATAATGAAGATGATTTGGCAGGTCTGCCACAGTTTGTTATTGACGGTGCAGCAGAGACAGCCAAAGAGTTAGGAATGGAAGGAAAATGGGCGTTTACACTGCAAAAACCATCATGGATACCCTTTTTACAATATTCCGAAAAACGCGATTTAAGAGAAAAGCTTTATCGTGGTTGGTTTATGCGCGGCGACAATGATAATGAATTTGATACAAAAGAAATTATTACACAAATAGCTCAAGTTCAGACCCAAAGAGCAAAATTACTTGGATTTAGTAATTACGCAGAGTTTGTTACAAGTAACAACATGGCTGAAAATCAAAAAAATGTCGATGATTTTCTTCAAAAAATATGGACCCCAGCCTTAAAGAAGGCTAAACAAGAGTTAACAGAACTTCAAGCTATTGCTGATAAAGAAAATGCTAGTTATAAATTAGAATCGTGGGATTGGTGGTATTATGCCGAAAAACTTCGCAAAGAGAAGTATGGATTAGACGAGACCGAGCTTAAACCTTATCTGTCGCTCACTAACGTTCGAGATGGCATGTTTTGGGTAGCAGAAAAACTATATGGAATTAAATTTAAACAGATTGAGAATGCACCTAAATATCACTCGGATAACGATGCTTACGAAGTGATAGAAGCTGATGGCTCTCACTTAGGAGTGTTGTATCTCGACTATCATCCACGAAGTGGAAAAGATGGTGGTGCGTGGTGCACATCGTTCCGAGACGCTCACTATGATATTAATGGAAATCGTGTTCCTGCTATAGCATCTGTAGTTTGTAATTTTACCAAACCTACTACAGATATGCCATCACTACTCACTTGGGATGAGACAGAAACACTATTTCATGAATTTGGACACGCATTGCACGTATTATTCAGTGATGGTCACTACAAACGAACATCGGGTGATGTTCCTCTTGATTACGTAGAACTTCCATCTCAAATTATGGAAAACTGGGCAGGCGAGCCGGAAGTAATAAAACAATATGCAAAACATTACCAAACAGGTGAAGCAATGCCTGATGAACTAATTGAAAAACTCGCAAACAGCAGTCATTTCAACCAAGGATTTGCAACTGTTGAATATGTTGCTGCATCTATACTTGACCAAAGATGGTTTTCACAAACGGTTGATAATCCGATAACTGATGCGCGTCTGTTCGAGAAAACCGAAATGGAGAAAATAGGTTTGATAAAAGAGATTTTACCACGCTATCGCTCAACATACTATTCGCATATATTTGGAGGAGGATATTCGGCAGGATATTATGTCTATTTGTGGGCAGAAGTTCTTGACAGTGATGCATTTGCAGCATTTAAAGAGTCTGGTGATATATTCAATCAAGATTTAGCTGCCAAGTTTAGAAAACACTGTTTATCTGAAGTGGGAACGTATCCAGCAATGGAACAATATAAAAAATTCAGAGGACAAGAGCCATCAGAAAAGCCATTGCTACAAAAACGAGGATTAAATTAA